A region of the Thermoplasmata archaeon genome:
AAACGAAGTTCGTTTACTAAAAGCATTTTTAAAAGGCATTGAGATATATGGCGCAGAGGCAAAAATAGAGGGATTTTCTGGATATCTTACTGAGCTATTGATTTTGAAATACGGAACATTTATCAATTTATTAAAAGAAAGCACTAACTGGTGCGAATACACAGTATTGAAATATAATACAGAGATTGATGAGGCATATAAAAAAGAACTGATCAAGAAATTTAACAGCCCTTTAATCTATATAGATCCTGTTGATAATAATAGGAATGTAGCCGCAGCATTATCTAGACACAATTATTCTATCTTTAAATTTGCAGCTATGAGTTTTTTGAAAAACCCTAGTTTATCATTTTTCTTCAGGAAAGAAAGAAAGATGAGCTTTAAAGATATAATAGAGAAAATTAAAGCCCGCGGCTCAAAAGTCATTATTTTAAAAATGCCAAGACCTGATCTGGTAGATGACATATTGTATCCTCAAATATACAGGCTCAAGAAAATTATAGAAACTAATTTAGAAGATTTTGGCATTATAAATATTTTTCACAGTGTTACAGATCGAGATATTTTCATAATTATAGAATCAAGCGTTGCTAAAATTCCAAGAGTCATAAAGCATGAAGGTCCACCACTATGGAGCAAAAACATCGCAGATTTTATAGAAAAATGGAAAGATAATGAAAATGTATTAAAAGGGGCATACATAGAAAATGATCGCTTATATATTGATCTCAGAAATGATCAATATTTGTTAGCTGAGAAGTTAAAATATGAGCTAGAGCAGTCAAACATAGGCAAAAATTTAGATTATCTAAAACACAAAGCTGAGATATACAATCTTAAAGATGGAGTTAGAATGATCCCAATTTCTGATTTGTATACTATGTTTGACTATAAGTTTCCATGGGAATATTAAATATATTTATATAAAATTAGTTGTTAAAATAATAGGCTATTGATTAGCCTTTAAAATAATCAAATTAACATATATTTATTTATAAACCCCAAAAAAGAAAAACTATATATCTTACTATAATTTCTCCTTTTAACACACCCTACCAACTAGGGAGGGATCAAATTTGAAGAATCCGAAAAATAAAATATTAGTGATAATAGTAATGTCAGTGTTACTAGCGAGTTCGTTATTAGTGGCAGCAAATGTGACTGCACAGCAACCAACAGAGGGATATATAAGTATAAGTATGATGTATAAAGATACGCAAACAGGCGGAGAAAATCTTTTAAGTAATGTAGTGGTAAATCTGTTAGATTATAATGGTAATGTGATAGCTTCTGAGGTTTCTAATCCGACTGTAATATTCCATGTGCCTTTGGGTAACTATATTATAGATGCACCTTCAATAAGTTTAGGTAGCTATGTATATGAGGAGGTAAAACAACCAATAACTTTATCGTCAAGCAGTATCAATACTAATCTGACAATGTATAGAACTGCTTTAAATAATACTCTGAGCCTAAATATATACTCAAACAACGCACCACTTAAAGGTGCAACAGTAAGTTATTATACCACATATGGTTTAGAATTTTATTCTGGTGTTACGAATGTCTCTACAGGTGAAATCACAGCTAATGTGACTTATGGGACCGTAAATTTAAAGATATCCTATGTGGAAGGAGGCAGTAATAACTATTACTATACTTCTGTTTCAGTAACTTCTACTTCTGTATCGCAAACTATTAACGTTGGAAATTACAATCATATATTCGGTACAGTTTATGATTCTAGTACCGGTTTACCAGTAAGCAGTACAATAAGGGCAACATTAATAAATCAGAGCAATGGCCAACTCTGGCAAACTCTAATTTTCAATCAATATGATTCCAATGGAGGATCTTTTAACTTCTATGTGCCATCTTCGACAACCTATTATGTAGTATTAACTGCTGATGGTTATAATATAAACACATTTACATCTCAATCAGGATACCATTCAATTACATTAAACAAGGTTATGAACAATATAATGGAAAGTTATACATTAAGTTCTGATTTTAATAATTTGACATATAAGTATTCAATTCAATTAAACAATGAGTCTGTAATCAGCGGTTTTAATTATAATAATATCGGAGTCCTTTATTATCAGCTTAAATATGGAAATTATAACAATCAAGCAATTTCTCAATATTTTTATAATAGCATCGAAAAGTATACAAACAATATGATACTCGTAGACAACAACTTTTATCAACTTCAGGGAGTGAGCGTTCAACCATTTACCATAAATTTTGCTGGATTTACAGTCACAGTAAGCGCAACATACACACAGCCCGCAATTAATGTCAGCTCTGCAATATCTCAGTTTGGATATATACCTGTAAATCTAAATATCACAAATAGTAACAATGCTGGAGCTAGGTTGAACTACAGTTATTCAATAAGCATACCTTCTCAATACGAAAGAGTAAATTCAATAAGCGGTGCGAATATTTCTGGTTATATAAATAATATTAACATTTACAATGTTTCAACTACTTCCACCATATTATTAAAACTTGAGAAAAGACAAGCCCCATCTATAGTATTAAATTCTTACTCATTTGCATTATACTGGAAAGGTATTCAGAATAATAATTATATATTGAACCAGAGCAGCACTAACTACACGATAATAGTACCGGCCAACAAACCGGTCTCATATAATGCAACGAATGCAATTAGTGATATTATCTCAGGTGCGAATTGGAAGAACACTAACTATTCATGGCAGTTTGATAATGGGACCATAGCAAGCGGAACCGGGTTTGTGAATGAAACACAATCACTTACTCCCGGGATACACACACTTAAATTGAGCATTACTGATATTGCATCCAATACCAATAAAACAAATATAACAATATATGCAGATGGTGCTTATCCTAATACCTATTCTAATATAAAAATTAACAATAAAGCAATAATTAGTTGGACTGTTTCCAACGCAACTAATAAAGTCGCTTATTTACTTAATGGACAGCCTGGAACTGCAACAGTTTCAGAGCAAAATGGAGTGAATCAAGCAATATTGCCACAGATAAAGATCAATGAAACACAACTGTTTGAACTTAGTGCACTTTACACAAACGATACTATTAACGGGCAGATATTATCACATAAGCCGGTAACTGTAATCTGGGACGTAAACAATACGAAAATGTCCGGGAACTTTAATAATGCATCAATAAACTATCCGACCAGAAATAAAGTAGACTGGATCAATGTCACATACACAGATATAGTAAATAACAGTGTAACTATAAGCATACCTGTTAAAATCATGGACATTATGAAGCCTAATCCAGTAATATTAATGTATAACCAAACAGGTGTGAAAGTTAGTAGCATTCCACAACATTCAATAATAAAACTTGATGGCTTGAACTCTACAGATCCTCAAAACGGAGTAATTGTGAGTTACCTTTGGTCTATACATAGCTCAAATGGAACGGCTCTTGCTAGTGGTACAGCATACAATATTACAAATGGCACTATGACAAGCCCAGTAGTATATTTAAATTTCTCTAAATATGGCTTATATTATGTATTATTGAATGTTTCAGATAGATCTGGAAATTACAATGTTTACAATGCAAGTCTACAGGTTACACCAATTGGTCCAGATTTAGTTTTAAACAACTTTAATTGGACCGGCACATTCACGGTAGGAACACAAAGTTACATTTACGTAAACATCAGTAATACTGGCAATGCACCTGCCTCTCAGTATAATATAATACTCTATGTTAATGGGAAAGTATATTCTAATACTTCTTATACAAATCTTTTAAACGGCAAATCAGCTTTACTGAAAATATCATGGACACCTTCATCCTCAGGCAATTTCACATTAAAGGTTAGGGCATATACTCCTACAGAGCCAGCTATATATCTTGGAGACAATGTTATGTCTAAGACAGTATCTGTAAACCAAGCAGGGTGGGTATTACCTGCAATAATAATCGGTATAATCGTAATAATTGTGGTAGTGGCTTTTGTAGCATTTAGATTAAACAAGAGCAGAGCAGATCAGACAAAGTTCAAGAAAAAAGGTGCAGTCGAAAAAGCTAAACCGAAAGAAGAGAAGAAAAGTGGATCTTTTTTCAAAAAGAAAGATTAAAAAAATCTTTCATTTTTTTAATTTTTTTAAAAACTGGTTATATATTAAAATATCATAGAGAGCAGCAGTAATTATGTTTTACAATATTATATCCAAGTGATAATGCATATTTCTCTGTATTTTTAGACGGAATAACTATTCCCTTAAATCCATTATCTATTGCAGCAGTTTCTATTTCTGTCATATATCTTGGTCTCATGCAGCCTAGCACATGCTCTTTATTTATATTACTTTTTGAATATTTAAATACATCTTTTATATCTTCTATTTTTGGAGGGTCTATATGTTCCATAGCAGTATGCTTTGTTGGTATCAGGACAATAAATATAATCTTTTTAAAATTATCCAGCATTTTCAGAATATCTATCGCCCTATATTCTCCATCTATTTTGCCCCAATCTATGCCTATAACAACATGTGGAGTATAATTGATCCCGGCCAGATCCAGCAATTTTAAACTTTTAGCATAGTCTTCCACTGTTTTATCTATTCCAAATACATTTTTTATAGTTTTATCAGAACCAACCATATCAAAAGAGACATTATCAACATCCATTTCATTAAGCATTATTATATCTTCACTATCAAGCAATCCCGTATGCACATTAACCATTAAATTAAAATCATGTTTAATTTTCTTTACAACATCTTTAAATTTATAAATTGGCAATTTTCCTGTAATATCTGATCCTCCACTAAGTAAAAAACCAGTGCCACCAGAATCTGCTAATTTTTTTGCGGAACTGTAGAGAGAATCTGCGGTAGTAGTAGCTAACATAGTCTCTAAATAATAATGATTGCAATGCTTGCAGTTAAGAGCACAGGCATTGCCAGTAACTGAAAACGAAGGAAAAGCTTTTCCCGGGTAATAAAAATCCAAGATCACAAAAGTTCAACAAATTATATGACTATATAAAATTTTGGTGTACTGGTCAACTATTCTATTTACGCAAAAAATTCGTAAAAAAATATTTTTACGAAATACTTATATAAGAACAAAGAATATGGGATTGAATAAAAAAGTACTATGGTGACATTAAAATGAATAATGGAGATATCGTTAAGTTCGATTATGAGCTTTGGATTGTGGAAAATGATAAAAAAACATTGTTTGAAACTACACTGGAAGAGACAGCTAAAGCAAATGGGATTTATGATCCTAACGTAAAATACAAGCCTATGGTTACTTTTATAGGCAAGAAAATGCTTATTCAAGCCTTTGAAGACAGTATTATTAATGCTGAAGTGGGGAAAGAAGTGGAGCTTACAATCGAGCCTGAAAAGGCATATGGTATTAGAAATAATAAGCTAGTAAAAGTTCACTCATTCAGAGATTTTCAAAAGGAAAATGTTGAGCCAGAAGTAGGCAAATTTGTAACATTAAACAAAAAAACAGGTAAAGTTTTGAGAGTCACTCCGGGGAGGGTAGTAGTAGATTATAATAATCCACTTGCCGGTAAAACGCTATTTTATAAATATACAGTACGAGAAATTGTGACAGATTTAAAAGGCCAGATAAGCAGTATAATTGAGATAAGATATGGTATAGATGTGGATAAGTTTGAAATAGCAATCAACGATGACATACAGATAAACCTCGCTGAAAGTGCAAAATATAAGATAGAGTGGGCAACTTCTAAATTTGGTATTGTCGGAGATATCAGAGAAAAAACGGATAAAGCCATAAAGTTCATTGAAACATATATTCCAGAGAAAAAGGCGGAGGAAAAGACAGTAGAAGAGAAAAAGTAAGATTTTCTCTTTTATCTTCTGTATCTAATTGCATTATTACTTTTAAATATTAAAAAATAAATATGGGATTAAAACCATAAGATTTATATTAATTAAGTCTTTAATGAATTTGACATTATAATTGAGTAGGAGTAATTGTTATGAATTCATTAGTAAAAGAGCTACTGTCAAAAAATAGTAATAATACGGTTCCAGAACAGAGTATTAGTGAAGATGATACTGAATTAACAGAGCTTTTAAAGCAGTTAAAAACGAGTATCAAGATCATTGGCTGTGGAGGATCTGGGTCAAATACTATCACACGAATTTTTGATTCTAACATTAAAGATGTAGAGTTAATTGCTGCAAATACAGATGCACAGCATTTATTAATTACAAGATCTCAAAAAAAGATACTTTTAGGCAAGCGTGCAACAAGAGGATTAGGTGCCGGGGCATTGCCGGAGATTGGTGCAGAAGCTGTAAAAGAAGCTGAGGATATTGTAAGAAAAGCTATAGCAGGTGCGGATATAGTCTTTGTTACCGCAGGTATGGGCGGTGGTACTGGTACAGGAAGTGCTCCTATAGTGTCTAAGATTGCGAAAGAAGAAGGGGCATTGGTTATAGCTGTCACAACGCTACCATTTTCTGCAGAGGGCAGATTAAGAATGGATAATGCTTTAATAGGCTTAGAAAAACTGAAAGAAACTGCGGATACTACAATTGTAATTCCTAATGATAAATTATTGCAGCTGGTTCCGAGGTTACCTTTAAACGCAGCATTCAGGGTAGCAGATGAGGTATTGATGAGAGCTATCAGAGGCATATCTGACATGGTTACGAAACCAGGGCTTGTAAACCTGGATTTTAATGATTTAAGGACCATAATGAAAGATGGTGGTATGGCGATGATTGGGCTTGGAGAGAGCGACGGTGAAAACAGGGCAGAAGAAGCTCTTAACGAGGCTTTAAACTCTCCGCTGTTAGACATTGATATTTCTGGTGCTACAGGTGCTTTGATAGATGTGGTTGGCGGTGAGAATATGACAATAGAAGAGGCGGAAAAGATTGTTGCCAATGTTTCTGCCAGACTGAACCAGCATGCGAAGATTATATGGGGCTCATCAGTAAAAGCAGAGGCAGGGAATATGATGAGCGTAATGCTTGTGATCACAGGTATAAAAGATGCGAAAAGTTTAGATAAGAGTAAGGGGAAACTAGAAGTAATAAGATGAAATAGAGGTTAATTAATATGGGAATATTTGATAAGTTTGATGATTTACAACAAGATCTGGATGACAGATTTTCACAGATAGGTAAAGGGAAGTATTCTAGAATATTAAAGATGGCACGAAAGCCAACACATGAAGAGTATATAAGAACCGCAGAAATTACAAGTGCAGGTCTAGCGCTGATTGGTGGCATAGGGTTCCTAATTTACTACATTATGACCATTCTTGTAAAAATTCCATAAAGGGTAAAGAAGATGATAATTGCAGACGATAATGGGCAAGTTAATTCAACGAAAGAACCTAAAAACACTGAGAACAAGTTGATAAAGCTAACACTGAGCAAGAAAAACTTCGAGATGTCATCAGGAAGAACGGCAGATATAACTGCAACTATAGAGAATCTCACAGACAACAAAGAGCATGTATCTTTTTCTATAAAAAGCACTTTTCACATGCAGGATAGAGATCTAGAATGGGCTATAAAAACTACTGGGCTCGAAGAATCAAAATCAAAAAACAGGGATTATGTAGGGAAACAGGAGATAAATGATCTGATAAGCGAGAATCTAAATAAGATTTTTGAAAGAACTATAGAAATCGGAGGGAGAGCGAAAAAGAGCATACTATTGCAGATTAGTACGCCAAAAGGATCTGCACTGGGAGATGCGTCGAATTTTGAGATAACCGCATCATTTTTGAGAGACAAAACGATTTATGATTCAGATATAGTATCCATAGTTCTAGTGAGCACAATAGTAGCGATAAAAACCTCGCTTGGGCAAGAAGTATCGGTAGCGCAGGATCTGGGCAAAAAAATAATTATAAACAAGATTGATTACGTATATGCAATAATGGTACCTTCCAAGCTAAAAGGTTACATTTTTGTAGAAACTTTGCATCCGGATCAGATACTATCTTTTGTAAAGAGCGTAAAGGGAATAAAAGGTGTAGTAAAGGGAGAGATGAATATTGACGAAGTATTACACTATTTAACGCCAAAGCCAGCGACTGAAGGGTTGATGGTTGGCGGGATTGTAGAACTTATAGACGGTCCGTTTAAAGGGGAAAGAGCAAAGATCATAGAGATCGATGCAACTAAAAACAACATTATAGTAGAACTTATAGAGGCTATAGTGCCGATTCCTTTGAACGTCAGGGCTGATTCTGTAAAATTAATTGAAAATGCTAAGGAGTGATAAAAATGGCAAACATTGTTAAAAGTTTGGTAGAGGGAGGCAAGGCAACCCCCGGACCACCTTTAGGCCCAGCACTTGGGCCACTAGGTGTGAATATAGGCCAGATAATAAAAGAGATAAATGACAAAACAAAGCTGTATGAAGGGATGCAGGTACCAGTAACAATAAAAGTAGATACAGCAACAAAGAAATTTGAGATAGAAGTGGGTACACCCCCAGCCAGTGCATTAATTATAAAAGAGTTAAAGGTTGAGAAAGGGTCTGGTAATCCGAAGACTCAGAAGATTGGAGATCTGAAGTTGGAGCAGGTTTATAAGATTGCGAAAATGAAGATGTCTAATTCTCTATCTTACACTTTAAAAGGAATGGCACTTGAGATTATCGGGTCTTGTGTTTCGCTAGGGGTAACGGTAGAAGGATTAGATCCCAGAGAGATGCAGAAAAAGATCAAGAATGAAGAGATAAAAGTTCCAGAAAGTTAATATAGAGGTAACCATTTCAACTACAAAAGCTGTAGGAGAGTTTAAAAACTCGAAATAAAAATACTACAGGGTGGTCAAATAAAATGGATAATGAAAAAGTATTAGAAGCAGTTCGAGAAGCTATATCTAAGTCTCCAGAACGTAAGTTTTTAGAAAGTGTGGAGCTATCTATTAATTTGCGTTATATAGATTTATCAGATCCTAAAAAGAGAATAAACGAAGAGATTCTTTTACCTAATGGCAGAGGCAAACCCATAAAAGTAGCAGTGTTTGCGTCGGGAGAGACTGCATTAAAAGCTGGAAAGGTAGCGGACAGAGTGATAATGCCAGAAGAGATTGATTCTATTGTAGAAAACAAGAGAAAAGCCAGGAAATTTGCGAACAGTTACGATTATTTTTTGGCAGAGGCACCGTTAATGACCAAGATAGGTAAGGTATTTGGTATATTTTTAGGGCCGAGAGGAAAGATGGCAAGGCCTATAGGAGTTGGTACAGACCCGGCGGCACTGATTCAAAACCTTAGAAAAACGGTTAAGGCCAGAACGAAAGATAGAAGAACGTTTCAGGTACCGATAGGAGTAAAGACAATGGCTCCTGAGATACTGGCTCAGAATATACAGGAAGTAGTGAAGAAAATAACTGCGAAGATGGACAATGGAGAATATAATATAGAATCTCTCTATGTTAAAACGACCATGGGTCCAGCGATCAAAATTGAGGTGCGATGAATATGGTATCACAACAAAAGATGGGACTTGTGAACGACCTGGTAAAGATGATTTCTGAGTATGATGTTGTTGGTATTGTAGGCATCAGAGGTATCCCAGGCACACAGATCAACACAATCAGAAGAACGCTTCGTGGTAATGCAAAGATTGTAGTGAGCAAAAATAATTATATATCCCTCGCGTTAAAAGAAGCTGCCAAATCCAAAAACGGGCTTGAAAAGTTAACAGAACATATATCAGATCAAACAGGATTGATTCTTGGAAACACTGATCCTTTCAAATTATCAAAGATAATCTCTAAATCCAAGACCAAAGCTGCGGCCAAAGGTGGAGAGATAGCTGAAGAGGACATTGAAGTTCATGAGGGAGAGACACAGTTTAAACCGGGTCCTATAGTCAGTGATTTTCAGAAAGTAGGAATACCGGCAGCAATAGAAAAAGGAAAAGTGGTAATAAAGAAAGAGCAGAAAGTAGTATCAAAAGGTGAAGTGATCAGTAAAGACATGGCACAAATGCTCTCTAAGCTTGAGATATTTCCAGTAACTATAGGTTTGGATCTTAAGGCGATATATGAAGAGGGAATAGTATATAATGCAGAGGCATTGATGGTGGATAGTGATAAGACTTTAGAGCTGTTAAGACAGACATCTATGTACGGTACAAGTCTTGCACTGAATATAGGATACTTCACAAAGAGCACAGTGCCGATATTCTTGGCTAATGCGCACAGAGAGGCACTTTCTCTAGCCGTAAGTAGCAAGATTTATTCATCAGAATCTATTGCTATATTATTGCAACAAGCGAACTTGAGCATGATGACACTAAATAAAATGTTAGAAAACAAAAATGGAGGTTAAGAAAATGGAATATGTATACAGTGTATTGATATTGCATACGTTGGGAAAAGAAATTACAGAAGAGAACATTGCAAAGATCATTACAGCAGCTGGAGCAGCTCCAGATACTGCTAAGATTAAAGCGCTAATCTCTTCTCTAGAAGGCATAAACATAGACGAAGCAATTAAAGCTACTGCATTTGCATCGGCAGCACCGGCAGCAGCAACGGCCCAACCTGCAAAAGAAGAGAAGAAAGAAGAAAAAAAGAAAGAAGAAAAGAAAGATGAAGAAGAGGCCATGGCTGGACTCGGATCTCTGTTTGGTTAAGTTAAACAGAAATCTCTTTTTATTTTTTTGGTGAAATTTAGATGGATCTTGCTAAATGGTTTGGAATTATTGCTTTATTTTTGATACCTGTTATTATGATTATTTTAAATTTTACAATAGTGCCAAACATACTACTTTTAATTATCGGGTTCAGCTGGATCGGTACCAGTATTATCATACTCACTTTAGATAATTCATCGTAACATCATTTTTAAAATTTGAAGTGTTACTTCTGCTTTCGGACCAGCCAGTTTTTTGTAATTGTTTTTTTCAATAAATAGTATTTCAGTATATTCTTTTTTCACTTTCTTAAGATCATTCGCAATCAAGAACTCAAGATTGTATTTTTTCAGTTTTTCTTGCCCTTTTTTAAGAAGCAAGTCATCTGAGATGTCATATTCAGCTTTAAATCCAACAAGCACATTTTTATATTTATTTCGCAGCGCTAAAATAAATTTTGGATTTGGCACAAGCTCGATAGTTAGAGATTGGTCGCTTGAAATTTTTCCTGCCTTTTTTTCAATCGTAAAATCAGATAATGCAGCAGGTACTAGTATATAGTCATATTCGAGCATTTTCGGAATAGCAGCAATAAGAGAGCTTACACTGTCAAAATGTTCGGTTTTTATGTACGGTGGAATTAAAACAGAATATGTGCCTATCAGAAGGGTCACATCTGCGCCCAGATAAAAAGCATTTTTTGCCAGCTCTAATGCTGTTTCTCCACTAGATAAATTTGAGATTGTGCGAACATCATCAATATATTCTACAGAGCCTCCGCCAATAACCAGCATTTTCTTGTTTTTGTAATCATCGTTTAAAGTTCTTATAACATATGCAACGATGGTATCAGTATCTGCCATCTTTGCTTTGTTCTCTTCTATTTTTGGTGGCACAAAAAGCACACCGTATTTTTCCAGAATTTTGACATTGTTTTTTATAACCGGATTGTTGTACATTTTGTCATGCATTGCAGGTGCAATAAGAATCTTTAGTGAGCCAAGCGCAGTTGTCGCAAATAAAGATACAGTTGAATCTGCTATACCGGTTGCTATTTTTGAGAGCGTATTTGCTGAACAGGGCGCAATTAAAAGCAGATCTGCTCTATCCAAAAGATCTACATGTTCAACGCTTCCCGATATGTGATCTATCACATCAGTTCCGGTCGCAAATTTTAAAGAGTCAACAGTAATTATCTTTTTTGCGCTTTCAGTCATCACTGCCTGAACATTCGCACCAAATCTGATCAGCTCGCGTGTCAGTTTTACAGTTTCTTCAGCGGCTATAGAACCCGTAATGCCAAGAATAATCCTCTTGTTCAACAATAAATTGCTCTTTATGCCTTTTATCTTTTCAGCAGGATGCATATTTATACACAATATAAATAAACTTATAAATTTTTGTTTTTAAAGCTCAAAATTTGCCTTTATATAATCTATAAGCCTGTCTACAATAAGTTTGTTTAGTTGAGCACCAAGCTCAGGGTTTGCACCTTCTGGATCACTTAACGTTCCATATGTGTAATATTCGCTGATATCTTTGAGTACCATATACTTTTTTTCTGTTTTTTTCTTTTCGTATTTCCACTCTTTTTTTACAAGTTCAGGTGCAATTGCCATTACTCTGGAAGTTTCAATTATTC
Encoded here:
- a CDS encoding 50S ribosomal protein L10; this translates as MVSQQKMGLVNDLVKMISEYDVVGIVGIRGIPGTQINTIRRTLRGNAKIVVSKNNYISLALKEAAKSKNGLEKLTEHISDQTGLILGNTDPFKLSKIISKSKTKAAAKGGEIAEEDIEVHEGETQFKPGPIVSDFQKVGIPAAIEKGKVVIKKEQKVVSKGEVISKDMAQMLSKLEIFPVTIGLDLKAIYEEGIVYNAEALMVDSDKTLELLRQTSMYGTSLALNIGYFTKSTVPIFLANAHREALSLAVSSKIYSSESIAILLQQANLSMMTLNKMLENKNGG
- the coaBC gene encoding bifunctional phosphopantothenoylcysteine decarboxylase/phosphopantothenate--cysteine ligase CoaBC — translated: MHPAEKIKGIKSNLLLNKRIILGITGSIAAEETVKLTRELIRFGANVQAVMTESAKKIITVDSLKFATGTDVIDHISGSVEHVDLLDRADLLLIAPCSANTLSKIATGIADSTVSLFATTALGSLKILIAPAMHDKMYNNPVIKNNVKILEKYGVLFVPPKIEENKAKMADTDTIVAYVIRTLNDDYKNKKMLVIGGGSVEYIDDVRTISNLSSGETALELAKNAFYLGADVTLLIGTYSVLIPPYIKTEHFDSVSSLIAAIPKMLEYDYILVPAALSDFTIEKKAGKISSDQSLTIELVPNPKFILALRNKYKNVLVGFKAEYDISDDLLLKKGQEKLKKYNLEFLIANDLKKVKKEYTEILFIEKNNYKKLAGPKAEVTLQILKMMLR
- the rpl12p gene encoding 50S ribosomal protein P1 encodes the protein MEYVYSVLILHTLGKEITEENIAKIITAAGAAPDTAKIKALISSLEGINIDEAIKATAFASAAPAAATAQPAKEEKKEEKKKEEKKDEEEAMAGLGSLFG